Proteins from one Prevotella sp. E2-28 genomic window:
- a CDS encoding energy transducer TonB — MSKIDLLDQRWIDLVFEGKNEAYGAYTIRQNTSRRNLYAMLALVAGLAFIVLTFLGVNVAQNVIAAAQAEHETEVALEAVEEEMEEDKDEEEVVYEQEELDQLVAEETVMNSEKFTAYEMEDDAPDQITKTQDEVAQSDIAIGAIDYDQGSDEAEHVLKVNEKVVDEVPPKVEETKVFDVVEQMPQFKGGDAALMDYLNKNIKYPVIAEENGIQGRVVTTFVVERDGSITDVKVIKSVDPSLDKEAVRVVKSMPKWNPGKQNGSAVRVKFTLPVTFRLQ, encoded by the coding sequence ATGTCAAAGATAGATCTATTAGACCAAAGATGGATTGACCTCGTCTTTGAAGGCAAAAACGAGGCTTATGGTGCTTATACCATTCGTCAGAATACTAGTAGGCGTAACCTTTATGCTATGCTGGCACTGGTTGCAGGACTTGCCTTTATCGTCTTAACTTTCCTTGGTGTTAATGTCGCACAAAATGTTATCGCTGCAGCTCAGGCTGAGCACGAAACAGAGGTAGCACTTGAGGCTGTCGAGGAAGAGATGGAAGAAGATAAGGACGAGGAAGAAGTTGTTTACGAGCAAGAGGAACTTGATCAGCTCGTTGCAGAAGAGACTGTGATGAACTCTGAGAAATTCACCGCTTATGAAATGGAGGATGATGCTCCAGATCAGATTACTAAGACACAGGATGAAGTTGCACAGAGTGATATCGCTATCGGTGCTATCGACTACGACCAAGGTAGTGACGAGGCTGAGCACGTGCTGAAAGTTAACGAGAAAGTGGTGGACGAGGTTCCACCAAAGGTTGAAGAGACCAAGGTATTCGATGTTGTAGAACAGATGCCTCAGTTTAAGGGTGGCGATGCTGCCTTGATGGACTATCTGAACAAGAACATCAAGTACCCTGTGATTGCCGAAGAAAACGGTATTCAGGGACGCGTTGTTACCACCTTCGTGGTTGAGCGCGATGGTTCTATCACCGACGTTAAGGTCATCAAATCTGTTGACCCCTCTCTTGACAAGGAAGCCGTTCGCGTTGTTAAGTCAATGCCGAAGTGGAATCCTGGTAAGCAGAACGGTTCTGCAGTACGTGTGAAGTTCACACTCCCAGTAACCTTCCGTTTACAGTAA
- a CDS encoding PstS family phosphate ABC transporter substrate-binding protein, translating to MNRTQFKNLIIGLALSIGLFPACGGNKPSDDAYKQQARYFAADESLSPVIDEELDIFNMKNKRDSIYAIYTNEQDAIEKLLNREVLLVFTTRALTPKEEETIKSYQYKPLTYPLAYDALALIVNKANPDSMITVDNFRKIMAGEVTSWKELNPDSKLKNIKVVFDNPKSATLKFVIDSVMQGKKVKTDGNVQAAMTSAEVVKYVEDHENAIGVIGSIWLNDQRDTTNLIYNRTIKVMRVSRASEATRANSYTPDQYNIAYAYYPMIRTIYAISIDPRSRGVPRGFANFCWLPNPGQLIFWNAGLFPARADYSVRDVVIN from the coding sequence ATGAACAGAACTCAATTCAAGAATTTAATTATTGGATTGGCACTCTCAATAGGCTTGTTCCCCGCATGTGGGGGGAACAAGCCTTCTGATGATGCATACAAGCAGCAGGCTCGCTACTTTGCTGCTGACGAAAGTCTCAGTCCCGTCATTGACGAAGAACTGGATATCTTCAATATGAAGAACAAGCGCGACTCCATCTATGCAATCTATACTAACGAACAAGATGCCATAGAGAAGTTGCTCAATCGAGAAGTGCTACTTGTGTTTACCACACGCGCACTGACCCCAAAAGAAGAAGAAACTATCAAATCATATCAATATAAGCCTCTCACCTACCCTTTGGCCTATGATGCATTGGCTCTTATTGTCAACAAGGCTAATCCTGACTCGATGATTACTGTAGATAACTTCCGCAAGATTATGGCTGGAGAAGTAACATCGTGGAAAGAGCTAAACCCTGATAGCAAGTTAAAGAATATAAAGGTTGTATTCGATAACCCCAAATCAGCTACCCTTAAGTTTGTCATTGACTCTGTCATGCAAGGCAAGAAGGTTAAGACAGACGGCAACGTACAAGCAGCTATGACAAGCGCTGAGGTTGTTAAGTATGTTGAGGATCACGAGAATGCGATAGGTGTTATAGGCAGTATTTGGCTCAACGACCAACGTGACACAACTAATTTAATTTACAACCGTACCATCAAAGTGATGCGCGTCAGTCGTGCCAGCGAAGCAACACGTGCGAATAGTTATACCCCAGATCAGTACAATATCGCCTACGCTTATTACCCCATGATACGTACCATCTATGCTATCAGTATTGACCCACGTTCTAGGGGTGTACCACGTGGATTTGCAAACTTCTGTTGGTTACCTAATCCTGGTCAGCTCATTTTCTGGAATGCAGGTTTGTTCCCTGCACGAGCAGACTATTCTGTCCGTGATGTTGTAATTAACTGA
- a CDS encoding tetratricopeptide repeat protein — translation MNTMKYFMMGALLFGCSVGTMAQDGTPADVQAVRNLAKSKPADYDKQLKAFIKANKKNAENIVAMGRALMEEGDTAQATVFAKQALSSKKNYAPAYILLGDIASQRENGGGDAASNYQFAIDADPKNADAYRKYAIVYSKIDPEGSNEKLEELRAQRPDVAVDAFKGRMNYNVQRYSSAIEAYSKVPFEQLERIDIINYARALQLAQKFEESQRVVQAGLAKEPLNGTLNRFALMNCNDLKKYAEAVKFAEVLFTKVDKDSVKLKDIDYQSYAKALQGNGQHEEAIAKFNEALAQPAEDKSLHADLYKSISDSYKSLKDFPKAIESYKQFLEAKSDADATDWAGLGQLQNNLARSLQGEEKIAALTQADQTFATLAEKFTDAEEYALLQRGRINDQIDSDLSKGLAKPYFERLAELINKHETIDDSDKSRLFDAYRFLMRYNVKNKDSKTAYEYAKKLLELKPDDADIQKVVEGLAKAAN, via the coding sequence ATGAATACAATGAAATATTTTATGATGGGTGCCCTGCTGTTTGGATGCAGCGTTGGTACTATGGCTCAAGACGGCACACCAGCCGATGTTCAAGCCGTGAGAAATTTAGCAAAGAGTAAGCCTGCCGACTACGACAAACAGTTGAAAGCATTTATCAAGGCTAACAAGAAGAATGCAGAAAACATTGTCGCAATGGGTCGCGCATTGATGGAAGAAGGAGACACTGCACAGGCAACTGTCTTTGCAAAGCAGGCACTAAGTAGCAAGAAGAACTATGCACCCGCATACATTCTTTTAGGTGATATTGCCTCTCAAAGAGAGAATGGCGGTGGTGATGCTGCTTCAAACTATCAATTTGCCATTGATGCGGATCCGAAGAATGCAGATGCTTACCGCAAATACGCTATCGTTTACAGTAAGATTGACCCCGAGGGCTCTAATGAGAAACTGGAAGAACTCCGTGCTCAACGCCCAGATGTTGCAGTAGATGCATTCAAAGGCCGTATGAATTACAACGTACAGCGTTACAGCAGTGCTATCGAAGCTTATTCAAAGGTTCCGTTCGAGCAGTTGGAACGCATTGACATTATCAATTATGCACGCGCCCTACAACTGGCTCAGAAATTTGAGGAGTCTCAGCGTGTTGTACAGGCTGGTTTGGCAAAAGAACCTCTGAACGGTACACTCAACCGCTTTGCTCTGATGAACTGCAATGACCTGAAGAAATATGCTGAGGCCGTGAAGTTCGCAGAGGTACTGTTCACTAAAGTGGACAAAGATAGCGTAAAGCTGAAAGATATCGACTATCAGAGCTATGCAAAGGCGCTGCAAGGTAATGGACAGCATGAAGAGGCTATTGCAAAGTTCAACGAAGCACTTGCACAACCTGCAGAAGACAAGAGTCTGCATGCAGACCTCTACAAGAGCATTTCAGACTCTTATAAGAGCTTAAAAGACTTCCCCAAGGCCATTGAAAGCTACAAACAGTTCCTCGAGGCTAAGTCTGATGCTGACGCTACTGACTGGGCTGGTCTGGGACAATTACAGAACAACTTGGCACGCAGCTTACAAGGCGAAGAGAAAATTGCGGCTCTGACACAGGCAGATCAAACCTTTGCCACACTTGCAGAGAAGTTTACTGATGCAGAGGAATATGCACTTTTGCAGCGTGGACGTATTAACGACCAGATTGACAGTGACTTGTCAAAGGGTCTTGCGAAGCCCTATTTCGAGCGTCTGGCAGAACTTATTAATAAGCATGAGACCATCGATGATTCCGACAAGTCTCGCCTTTTTGATGCTTATCGATTCCTCATGCGCTACAACGTTAAGAACAAGGACAGTAAGACTGCATACGAATATGCCAAGAAGCTTTTGGAACTGAAGCCTGATGATGCCGACATTCAGAAGGTAGTAGAAGGTTTGGCAAAAGCAGCCAACTAA
- a CDS encoding porin family protein gives MKRITITVVMALVALVSMAQMRKVQNKPYIDLRPLHFGISLGLNLHDAEFRNVGPQVMDDGTTRSIVCDVDNWNPGFSIGVLGDLRLNDNFNLRFSPTMHFGSRRLKFLDLDDLNEAGMPIHSTQDLKSSYLAVPVDLKFSAPRFNNYRPYVVAGVCPMVNLAGKDQDYVRLRRFDSMINVGMGCDFYLPFFKLIPEVKFCYGLTNTFDKNHASELENAASIPFAKSVDDCRTKMFLFTLYFE, from the coding sequence ATGAAGAGAATAACGATTACAGTGGTCATGGCTCTTGTCGCATTGGTGTCGATGGCGCAGATGCGAAAGGTGCAGAACAAGCCTTATATAGACTTGCGACCTCTGCATTTTGGTATTAGTTTAGGCCTGAACCTTCATGATGCCGAATTTAGAAACGTGGGGCCGCAGGTAATGGATGATGGTACTACGCGTTCTATTGTCTGTGATGTGGATAACTGGAATCCTGGTTTTAGCATAGGTGTGCTTGGTGATTTGAGGTTGAATGATAATTTCAACCTGCGTTTCTCTCCAACAATGCATTTCGGTTCAAGACGTCTAAAATTCTTAGACCTAGATGATTTGAACGAGGCTGGGATGCCAATACATTCTACTCAAGATTTGAAGAGTTCCTATTTGGCAGTACCTGTTGATTTGAAATTCTCTGCACCGCGATTTAATAATTACCGTCCTTATGTGGTTGCAGGAGTTTGCCCAATGGTTAACTTGGCAGGTAAAGATCAGGATTATGTGCGCTTAAGGCGCTTTGACAGCATGATTAATGTGGGAATGGGTTGTGATTTCTATCTGCCTTTCTTTAAGCTGATACCTGAAGTGAAGTTTTGTTATGGGTTGACAAATACATTTGATAAGAATCATGCAAGTGAACTGGAGAATGCTGCAAGTATTCCTTTTGCAAAGAGTGTTGATGATTGTCGTACTAAGATGTTCCTCTTTACCCTTTATTTCGAGTGA
- a CDS encoding 4Fe-4S binding protein, whose product MAYVIGDDCISCGTCQGECPVEAISEGADKYVIDADACTECGTCASVCPSEAISLG is encoded by the coding sequence ATGGCATATGTAATTGGTGACGACTGTATCTCTTGCGGTACATGTCAAGGTGAGTGCCCCGTTGAGGCAATCTCTGAGGGTGCAGACAAGTATGTAATCGACGCTGATGCTTGCACAGAGTGTGGTACTTGCGCTAGCGTTTGTCCTTCTGAGGCTATCAGCTTGGGCTAA
- a CDS encoding bifunctional UDP-sugar hydrolase/5'-nucleotidase: MKQVVFIIALMLVTVSASAKGLKKITVLHTSDTHSCILPLNSNLADKNVAGRGGFLRRIVMLEKERQKDPNLLLFDCGDFSQGSSYYTMFKGDVEVGLMNQMHYDAVTIGNHEFDFGLENMTRLFKNANFPVVCSNYDFADTELNNIVKPYLVLKRKGVKIGVFALCPPLEGLVSTKNYGPLKFLDPVEVTNKMVDILRNNKKCDVVICLSHLGWETTEYPDNKVIQQTQGIDIVLGGHSHTYLKELGYETDKTGKQIPVDHEGKHGAYVGKVELTLDSCR, encoded by the coding sequence ATGAAGCAAGTTGTATTTATTATAGCACTGATGCTGGTCACGGTGAGTGCCAGTGCAAAAGGACTGAAGAAGATAACCGTACTGCATACTAGTGATACTCATTCATGTATTCTTCCTTTGAATAGTAACCTGGCTGATAAGAACGTGGCAGGGCGAGGAGGTTTCCTGCGTCGTATAGTTATGCTGGAGAAGGAAAGGCAGAAAGATCCTAATCTGCTATTGTTCGACTGTGGTGACTTCTCTCAGGGTTCAAGTTATTATACGATGTTCAAGGGTGATGTGGAGGTTGGACTAATGAATCAGATGCATTATGATGCCGTGACTATAGGTAATCATGAGTTTGACTTTGGACTTGAGAATATGACTAGGCTCTTCAAAAATGCGAACTTCCCTGTGGTTTGTTCAAATTATGACTTTGCTGATACAGAACTCAACAACATCGTAAAACCTTATCTTGTGCTGAAACGAAAAGGGGTGAAGATAGGTGTCTTTGCTCTCTGTCCACCTTTGGAGGGGCTTGTCTCGACAAAGAATTATGGTCCATTGAAATTTCTTGATCCAGTAGAGGTTACTAATAAGATGGTAGATATCCTGAGGAACAATAAAAAGTGTGATGTGGTCATTTGTCTGAGCCATTTGGGCTGGGAAACGACAGAGTATCCTGACAACAAGGTGATTCAGCAGACTCAGGGAATAGATATCGTCTTGGGTGGGCATAGTCATACCTATCTGAAGGAGTTGGGATATGAGACTGATAAGACTGGAAAACAGATTCCTGTTGACCACGAGGGAAAACATGGTGCCTATGTGGGAAAGGTAGAACTGACCTTAGACAGTTGTCGCTAA
- a CDS encoding 5'-nucleotidase C-terminal domain-containing protein — protein MKKFFVLGATATVLLLTACTTHYQLSGVSQMRIVVDNTYDAQPNAAAAAFLAPYKQKVDSVMGPVVGQIARDMEAKRPESDLSNLLADIFLYMAKEYKETPDFAVYNMGGIRAAFSKGNVTYGDVLDVAPFENKISFLTLTGENVLELFSQIAKRGGEGVSKGVQLVITEDGRLVSAHLFGKEIDPQAKYRVTTIDYLAQGNDGMPAFKNGTNLYSPKDDKNNARYVIRDYFQEMLQKGVVVDSKVEGRIIIEK, from the coding sequence ATGAAAAAGTTTTTTGTTTTGGGGGCTACGGCAACAGTGTTGTTGCTTACGGCCTGTACGACTCATTATCAGTTGTCTGGCGTGAGTCAAATGAGAATAGTAGTAGATAATACCTATGATGCGCAGCCAAATGCAGCTGCAGCTGCTTTTTTGGCTCCTTACAAACAGAAAGTAGATTCGGTTATGGGGCCTGTGGTAGGCCAGATAGCCCGCGATATGGAGGCGAAAAGGCCAGAGAGCGACCTGTCTAATCTATTGGCAGACATTTTCTTATATATGGCTAAGGAGTATAAAGAGACTCCCGATTTCGCAGTTTATAATATGGGAGGAATCCGTGCTGCTTTCTCTAAGGGGAATGTGACCTATGGCGATGTGCTTGACGTAGCGCCTTTTGAGAATAAAATCAGTTTTCTGACATTAACAGGCGAGAATGTTTTAGAATTGTTCTCTCAGATAGCCAAACGAGGGGGCGAAGGTGTCAGTAAGGGCGTCCAGTTGGTTATTACGGAAGACGGGAGACTCGTCTCTGCTCATCTTTTTGGTAAGGAGATAGATCCGCAGGCTAAATATCGTGTTACGACTATTGATTATCTAGCGCAAGGTAATGATGGGATGCCGGCTTTTAAGAATGGCACAAATCTGTATTCTCCTAAGGACGATAAGAATAATGCGCGATATGTGATTCGTGATTATTTTCAGGAGATGTTACAAAAAGGAGTGGTCGTAGATTCAAAGGTTGAGGGACGTATTATTATTGAGAAATGA
- the rplS gene encoding 50S ribosomal protein L19 — protein MDLIKVAEEAFATGKQHPTFKAGDTITVAYKIIEGTKERIQLYRGVVIKIVGHGEKKRFTVRKMSGTVGVERIFPIESPNIDSIEVNKVGKVRRAKLYYLRKLTGKAARIKEKRSAIKVED, from the coding sequence ATGGATTTAATTAAAGTTGCTGAAGAAGCATTTGCAACCGGCAAGCAGCATCCCACCTTCAAGGCTGGTGATACCATTACTGTCGCTTACAAAATTATCGAGGGTACCAAGGAGCGTATTCAGCTCTATCGTGGCGTTGTGATTAAGATTGTAGGTCATGGCGAGAAGAAGCGTTTCACTGTTCGCAAAATGTCTGGCACCGTTGGTGTAGAGCGTATCTTCCCAATTGAGTCGCCCAATATCGACAGCATCGAAGTGAACAAGGTTGGTAAGGTTCGTCGCGCTAAGCTGTACTACCTGCGCAAGCTCACTGGTAAGGCAGCCCGCATCAAGGAGAAGCGTTCGGCCATCAAAGTGGAAGACTAA
- the ispG gene encoding (E)-4-hydroxy-3-methylbut-2-enyl-diphosphate synthase, whose product MSTRRISSVAHVGNIAIGGDNPIRIQSMATTDTNDTEGSVAQAKRIIDAGGELVRFTTQGIREAENMKNISARLKADGYHAPLVADVHFTAHTADVAAQYCEKVRINPGNYVDPGRTFKHLEYTDEEYAEELKKIDAKLVPFINICKEHHTAVRIGVNHGSLSDRIMSRYGDTPEGIVESCMEFLRIFRREQFNDVVISIKASNTVVMVTTVRLLVKTMDKEDMHYPLHLGVTEAGEGEDGRIKSAVGIGALLTEGIGDTIRVSLSEEPEYEIPVARKLVDLIPECTKLRAEAEASIKDDTITLAVDAPDWETLQLKASMAVGALLIDRKATKLVITSTASYTSPTSLISLSDSILQAARIKFTKTEYISCPGCGRTLYNLQETIAKIKAATSHLVGLKIGIMGCIVNGPGEMADADYGYVGAGRGKISLYKGKECVEKNIPEEEAVNHLLTLIQNDRR is encoded by the coding sequence ATGAGTACAAGACGAATTAGTAGTGTGGCCCATGTGGGTAATATTGCCATTGGTGGTGATAACCCCATTCGTATCCAGTCGATGGCGACTACCGATACGAATGATACAGAAGGGAGTGTAGCTCAGGCCAAACGTATTATAGATGCTGGTGGCGAATTGGTACGTTTCACCACTCAGGGTATCCGTGAGGCAGAGAATATGAAAAATATCTCAGCCCGATTGAAAGCTGATGGTTATCATGCTCCATTGGTAGCTGATGTGCATTTTACTGCCCATACGGCTGATGTGGCTGCACAGTATTGCGAGAAGGTACGTATTAATCCTGGTAACTATGTGGATCCAGGTCGTACTTTTAAGCATTTGGAATATACTGATGAGGAATATGCTGAGGAACTGAAAAAGATTGATGCTAAGCTCGTTCCTTTTATTAATATATGTAAGGAGCATCACACTGCCGTACGTATTGGTGTGAATCATGGTTCTCTCTCAGACCGTATCATGAGTCGTTATGGTGATACCCCAGAGGGTATTGTAGAGAGTTGCATGGAATTTCTGCGTATCTTCCGTCGTGAGCAGTTTAATGATGTAGTGATTAGCATTAAGGCTTCAAATACAGTAGTGATGGTTACTACCGTTCGCTTGTTGGTAAAGACGATGGATAAGGAGGATATGCACTATCCTCTGCATCTTGGTGTTACTGAGGCAGGTGAAGGCGAAGACGGTCGTATAAAAAGTGCTGTAGGTATTGGTGCTCTTCTTACGGAGGGTATCGGCGACACAATCCGCGTGTCACTCTCAGAGGAGCCTGAATACGAGATACCGGTAGCTCGTAAGTTGGTTGATTTGATTCCTGAGTGTACGAAGTTGCGAGCTGAGGCTGAGGCCAGTATCAAAGATGATACCATTACTCTTGCTGTTGATGCTCCAGATTGGGAGACACTGCAACTTAAAGCCTCTATGGCTGTGGGTGCCTTGCTTATTGATAGAAAGGCTACGAAACTGGTTATCACAAGTACTGCTAGTTATACTAGTCCTACTAGTTTGATTAGTCTTTCCGACAGCATCCTTCAGGCTGCGCGCATTAAGTTTACCAAGACGGAGTATATCTCATGTCCTGGTTGCGGACGTACGCTCTATAATTTACAGGAGACAATAGCCAAGATTAAGGCTGCTACGAGTCATCTGGTAGGCTTGAAGATTGGTATTATGGGCTGTATCGTAAACGGTCCTGGTGAGATGGCTGATGCTGATTATGGCTATGTAGGTGCCGGACGTGGAAAGATTAGCTTGTATAAGGGCAAAGAATGTGTTGAGAAGAATATCCCTGAAGAGGAGGCTGTTAATCATCTGTTAACGCTGATTCAGAATGACAGGAGGTAA
- the purE gene encoding 5-(carboxyamino)imidazole ribonucleotide mutase, whose translation MKPIVSIIMGSTSDLPVMEKACKLLDEMQVPFEVNALSAHRTPDAVEEFARTAKERGLKVIIAGAGMAAALPGVIAASTTLPVIGVPIKGMLDGLDAMLSIIQMPPGIPVATVGVNGAQNAAILAVEMLALSDGALAQRLSDYKNGLKTKIEKANKELAEVKYEYKTN comes from the coding sequence ATGAAACCTATTGTTAGTATTATCATGGGCAGTACAAGTGATCTGCCCGTTATGGAAAAAGCTTGTAAGTTACTTGATGAGATGCAGGTACCGTTTGAGGTCAACGCCCTCTCGGCTCACCGTACGCCAGATGCTGTTGAGGAGTTTGCACGCACGGCTAAGGAGCGTGGTTTGAAGGTTATCATTGCAGGGGCTGGCATGGCAGCTGCACTGCCTGGTGTTATAGCTGCTTCTACCACATTGCCAGTTATTGGCGTACCCATCAAGGGTATGCTGGATGGTCTTGATGCGATGCTCTCTATCATCCAGATGCCTCCTGGCATTCCTGTGGCTACTGTTGGCGTGAATGGAGCGCAGAATGCCGCTATCTTGGCTGTAGAGATGCTGGCTCTTAGTGATGGGGCTCTGGCTCAGCGTTTGAGCGATTATAAGAACGGTCTGAAGACGAAGATTGAGAAAGCAAATAAGGAACTGGCAGAAGTGAAATATGAGTACAAGACGAATTAG
- a CDS encoding phosphatase PAP2 family protein, translating to MINREKSIIYTARVVSLIFTPFYLPLVGLIILFLFSYMNLLPWEYRLMVLILVYFFTILLPTFLIHLYRRIQGWTRMELGHKRRRIIPYIISIVCYLTCLYVLESLHIYNFVSSIVIGALVVQVTCAIINIWWKISTHTAAIGGVAGALFVFADIFGFNPVWWFCLVFTVAGILGTARMILRQHSLSQVVGGFGIGFACAVLGMVFL from the coding sequence ATGATAAATAGAGAGAAAAGCATCATCTATACTGCAAGGGTTGTCAGCTTGATATTTACCCCGTTTTATCTGCCTCTTGTAGGGTTGATTATACTATTCTTGTTCAGTTATATGAACCTGCTCCCGTGGGAATATCGACTTATGGTGCTGATACTTGTGTATTTCTTTACGATATTACTGCCAACATTCTTGATTCATTTGTATCGGCGCATTCAGGGTTGGACACGAATGGAGTTAGGGCATAAGCGTCGTCGTATTATACCTTATATTATCAGTATCGTATGTTATCTGACTTGTCTGTATGTATTAGAGTCTCTGCATATCTATAATTTTGTGTCGAGCATAGTCATAGGTGCTTTGGTCGTCCAGGTTACGTGTGCCATTATAAATATTTGGTGGAAGATATCTACTCATACAGCAGCTATAGGTGGAGTGGCAGGAGCCTTGTTCGTCTTTGCCGATATCTTTGGATTCAATCCTGTCTGGTGGTTCTGCCTCGTCTTTACAGTGGCTGGTATATTAGGAACGGCTCGTATGATTCTGCGTCAGCATAGCCTGTCGCAGGTGGTAGGTGGATTTGGTATAGGCTTTGCCTGTGCCGTTTTAGGAATGGTATTCTTATAA
- the rpoN gene encoding RNA polymerase factor sigma-54, with protein MAQSQIQEQKQEQRLQQAVSQQQLLQSHLIELPIQQFAERIETEMHDNPALESDSENPDLQEYPDYSDSSDSTDDFDSQREREERNDALDAALENIGRDDEDLPVFHGGQSSVEEREEMVYGQSVSFYDELLEQVAEMELSERERYVMEYIIRSLDDDGFLRAPLEGIADELAIYHNIDLSTAQLESVLRKLQQLDPPGIGARTLQECLLLQVDRRIAEEKLHSNNSESSAFGLLLSLMRRVITDYFDEFTKKHWDKIRQAMGLGESQAESLFHELRRLNPKPGASMGETIGRSMQQITPDFIVDTLDDGTVTFSLNNGEVPQLQVSQSFSDLLKEYQNNKEGLSRQMKEALLYTKQKVEAAQSFIDAVQVRRRTLTLTMKSIIQLQHRFFEEGDEALLRPMILKDVAELTGLDLSTVSRVSNSKYVQTRWGIFPLKYFFSDGYVTESGEELSTREIKVVLRELVDEEDKRSPMSDDALSEALKKKGYPIARRTVAKYREQLGIPIARLRK; from the coding sequence ATGGCACAGAGTCAGATACAGGAGCAGAAGCAAGAACAACGGCTACAGCAGGCTGTGTCGCAGCAGCAGTTGTTGCAGTCGCATCTCATTGAACTGCCTATTCAGCAGTTTGCTGAGCGCATTGAGACGGAGATGCATGATAATCCTGCACTGGAGAGTGATTCGGAGAATCCAGATTTACAGGAATATCCTGACTATTCGGATAGTTCTGACTCTACAGATGACTTTGATAGCCAGCGTGAACGTGAGGAACGTAATGACGCTTTGGATGCTGCCCTTGAGAATATTGGTCGTGATGATGAAGACCTACCTGTATTTCATGGTGGACAGTCATCTGTGGAAGAGCGCGAAGAAATGGTATATGGCCAGTCGGTTTCGTTCTATGATGAATTGTTAGAGCAGGTAGCAGAGATGGAACTGTCTGAACGTGAGCGATACGTGATGGAATATATTATCCGTTCATTAGATGATGACGGTTTTTTGCGAGCTCCGCTTGAAGGAATAGCTGATGAGTTGGCAATCTACCATAATATAGACCTTTCAACAGCGCAATTGGAGAGCGTTCTAAGGAAACTGCAGCAATTGGATCCGCCAGGTATTGGTGCCCGCACATTACAAGAGTGTTTGTTGTTGCAGGTTGACAGAAGAATCGCGGAGGAAAAATTACATTCAAATAATTCGGAGTCTTCAGCTTTCGGTCTTCTTCTCTCTTTGATGCGTCGTGTCATCACAGATTATTTTGATGAATTCACCAAGAAGCATTGGGACAAAATACGTCAGGCTATGGGATTGGGTGAATCACAGGCTGAGTCGTTGTTTCATGAATTACGCCGTTTGAATCCCAAACCTGGTGCATCCATGGGCGAGACTATTGGGCGGTCTATGCAACAGATAACACCTGATTTCATTGTAGATACTCTGGACGACGGTACGGTGACTTTTTCACTTAACAATGGTGAGGTACCGCAGTTACAGGTTTCACAATCGTTTTCTGATCTCCTTAAGGAATATCAGAATAACAAGGAAGGACTGAGCCGCCAGATGAAGGAAGCGTTACTTTATACGAAACAAAAAGTGGAAGCGGCGCAGAGCTTTATTGATGCCGTACAGGTGCGTAGGCGTACGTTGACGCTTACAATGAAGTCAATCATTCAATTACAACATCGCTTCTTTGAAGAGGGCGACGAGGCTTTGCTCAGGCCTATGATCCTGAAAGATGTGGCTGAACTAACAGGACTGGATTTAAGCACAGTGTCACGTGTATCTAATTCCAAATATGTGCAGACACGATGGGGTATATTCCCATTGAAATATTTCTTTAGTGACGGATATGTCACAGAGAGTGGGGAAGAGCTTTCTACGCGTGAAATAAAAGTAGTGTTGCGTGAACTCGTAGATGAGGAAGATAAGCGTAGTCCCATGAGCGATGATGCATTGAGTGAGGCATTGAAGAAGAAAGGCTATCCCATAGCCCGTCGTACGGTAGCAAAATACAGAGAGCAGTTGGGTATCCCCATTGCTAGGTTGAGAAAGTGA